Part of the Clarias gariepinus isolate MV-2021 ecotype Netherlands chromosome 25, CGAR_prim_01v2, whole genome shotgun sequence genome is shown below.
TGCGTGTTCTGGTGCATTTCTATCATTGCCTGCATttacttttctgtgggatcggatcggacaggctggcctttgttCCCCTCAGGAAtaggtgagccttgggtgcccatgatcctatcACCAGTTTCTGGTGTATAACTGGTGATCAATGTTTTTCAGTTCACCTGCcgatttttataatgttttggaAGACTGGTGTAGTTTGAACAACCTGCTGATATAAGTTTACCCACTTGCTAACATCAACTGGCTGTAGCATTTAACTAAGTTCAAATCATTTTTTCTTTGCTAATGCTAGGTTAGACTAGCTTTGATTATAGTACCTAAAAACCTAGGTTCAGCTATTTATATAGCTATTTATAGACCATTTCCCCCCAGGGAACCTGGCATAATTGATTTTTGAATCAAGTATCATCAatagttttacataaataagagTTGGGTTTcccataaatttatttttttttttttataaaaattttatggtttgtttcatttttagacaatttttaataattttaaaagtagttaacattatttaactttAGTACATTTTTGGCTTGATAGTTCTGAAAACCTCTTAAATTGTAATCCATCTCTGAGTTGCTCAGATGGTTTTAAAACAGCACACCaacaaacagtattttttttcgacttttaaacagtaaacattagaACAAGGATTTTTTTCTAGGATGACCTCAATGTAATGTTCAACAGGAAACTACATCAGGAAATGACCAAGGCAGGAAGAAGGAAAATGCTGGAATGTTGTTCTGGGAAATGCTTGCTCATCAGGCAACAGTAtgcagttatttagttatttgctGTGCCAAAAATCAGggactgtatgtactgtaagtgtcattaaaaaaaaaaatatctgtacaTATATTAAACTTATGTATGAactaaatttataaacaatgtgcatgtgtacatattttaattttgttgctGTTGTGGATGTTTCTGTATAGCCGGTTTATAAAATCAATGCTTTCATTCACATGAGATCAAATATAGATGTGGACCCTGGACAGAAAATAACGTTTTACCTGTGAGTATTTGTTCTCAGCATTCCAGATGTAGGCACATGAGCCCATGCAGTAGTTGGCAAAGTATCCTTTAGGCTTATGGATCCATTTCCACCCAAGATCCTTCCGGAAATCAATGTAGAGTTTCCGCATGCAGCAGGTCTCTGTTTTTCTAGCAGAAAaacatagagaaaaaaattgtaatgtCAAATAATGCAATGAATGTGTTATtgtcattttacagtttttttctgcAACTGTTAGTACTACAATATATGAACAAGGAAATTAAAAAAGCAGACTGGTAATAATGAGACATAAAGTGACTTACTCATCACATGTTGGTTCTGCAGCAGGAGATCGTTTTTTGCGTGATGAGTGGCTATGGCCATCAGAAGGAACAGACATGGCCAAAATGTATGGCTTGGGCATAAAACTGGCTAGAGGACCTGTGTCTCCTCTTCGATCATTTATACCtaagaaaacacacatacagttatATAATGCTTTGCGTAATGTCTTTCTAATTCTAAGcatatgaaatatatttttaaaaaagccacACTCTTGGAAATATGAAGACTTTCCTATGTTTCCTTAATGCAGGTTTCTTTGGATCCTAAAGTGACTGTATGTTTGACTGTACAGTAACaatgttttattgtaattattctCATGGTTTCAAGTACAGCACACAAAATTCTAGAAAAGTTCGTTtagaattagaaaaaaaggttCATCCTTAAAAAATTCCAGGTGTGTAGGAAGGCTTTCTATAGTGGGTAAGCTGGAAAGTTTAGTAGCACATACCTATTTATCATTAGTTATGACATTATACCTGAATGACAGTCAAATATTTTTCCAAGTTTATGCtgtcttttcatttcatgtaacaaaaaaacataaatgatgGTAAAATGCGTTCCTGTTGGGCTTTGTTAAAAGATCCAACatactgcatttatttattcattcattttttagaTTTGCCTTTTTTTAGGTTCGATTTTCCATGAGAATGACATAACAGTATGATATAAAAGCAGTGCAAAGATTTGGCTTTCAAAATAAATGATCAAACCTGATACGGTAAATTTGAATTCAGTCGAAGGCATCCCACATGCACAATACAGCCTCAGCTCAAATGCTTGTTCATTTTCTGTCAAAAGAAAAGGTATTATGGTCTAATGGACTTTATTGCacaggtttttaaataaaatagttattaaagagtaatttttttctcttttcctaaaTGTAGTGTGTATTTGAGGTTTAGAATAATTCCCCTGTAAAGAAGCCTACAGATGTACCATCACCTGATCCCTGTCAATTTAGCCacatatatctatataaataaaagaaaggttttgtctgtacattggtctgAACttactctttcaatgatatttttatgttttatacattgaAGGACCAGTGTAAGTTCTCGCATCGTGCAAAACTGGTTggacagaatttattaaaacttttgtaatacatactgtagatatctGTCTAAATTTTACCTTGCACAATaattgaaatcaaaatgttgaataaaagcaATGTCAACAATCAACAGTTATGTGGCCGATTTAATAATCTAAAtttaaataagctactaatttagctacttgcttaatgtaaacaaacacctagACCAATAGTTGTTAATTATAAAAGCTAAACAGGATATTTTTACAGAGATTACTTACTAGTTCTTACCGCTGAACTAACAGCACTAAAGTGGTATAAGTTTTAATGGACTGGAGTCATTTTAAaccaaaacttaatctttatccgatctactttttcaatttctcatctgtgattcaatCTCAGATTACCGAACAGGAAGTACAACAGCGTAAACAAGGTGTTGAAAACTGAACCTTACAAAAATTTGTTTCTTCGTATTAACAAGTACAGAAAGACGGGCAGATATGTACATGGACTTCattctgaaataataatatcacattaaagctgatcatcttttttttttagcttaagcTTTATAgcttaactatttctaaaaactcttttGCCATCACTGACCGGTACTTAcgctaataataaatatgtcaCAATGACAGAAGGTAAGCTATTTGGACCGGGCATGTTGTTGGTTGTCTGCATGTTTACTTTAAAGAAACTGAATCAATCAGATTCTTATAGTAAGTTTCATTCAGCATGCATGATATAATTCTTGTGGCGCTAAATCACTTACCGGGTAACTGGAGCCACTCTTTGATTGTAGCTGTCACGTTGAAGGAtatccatttattatttaaatcattagTGATTTCATGGAAGTCCAGGTATTTTGCTGCATTGCCCACACCCTTATAGATCTCCAGTCTCTGTGGGGACCCATTTTGGATTGAAGTCTCTTTCACACGTAGCCTGAGCATGGCCTGTGACAGCAGCCTGTAGTCCGGGATACTCTGCTTGATTTCACTGATGTTAAAGTACAACTGCTTTTTACCTGTTCCATTACTCTCCCCTATAAAAACAGAAGTTTCTGTAAATGATTAGGTACTGCAATTTTTGATTATAATTTCAATAACATTATTCATAGGTTCTTTATTAAGTATTATTTAATATCATACAACAATGTGTCTTGGTTTGTTGAACGAGTGAACGCACACTCTAGCATGCTACCTTTCTAACTAGTTTTTTAACCCGAGAAGACATAAATTTATGTAGCTGATATTCTGAAAAGGAATTGTTTGGATGGTTTATTCATCTCACATTTTGGCTAtatagtaccagtaagaattttaaactactttcaccctCTTAATTACACTAATCGATTGTCAGTCGAAAATAGGTATGTGTCGGCGGCAAGATAACTGGTTAAATCAAGAAACAAACCATAATCTGTCgataataaatagtgtttatggaactgttatataaaagcagtatcacatttgaggttgtgctgttgtgctggatatctgCATGGCTGTGATATCTTGCTAATGTGCTGTGCTGATAACTATCTCAAAAGCACTCACTCTCATgtcatattgcttaattataattTGTGCCAAAATATATGTGATAAATAGCATTTCATATGTGACATAGGTTTAACAGTTCTATGCCACATAGTCAAGAAAATATTGATATTGAGTTGACCTTGTGAAATACACAACCATTACAGTAACAAGTGACATCTGGCATTAAACACGACATGAATGACTATCTAgcattacatattttatgttaAGTCGGATACTTAAGATCAGTTTTTTGAGATCACCCACCAATAACAATGATATCACAGAGCATCAGTCAAAGCTCCTAAGTCAGCAAGTATGGACTTACACTCTGCTGTAAATAATTAGGAACTTGTGTCTGACTCACTTCTCAGCAACCACAAAAAGCTACTGTGTGGGGTGGAGGGAGCGGACATCCTGCTTCACAGGGCACTCAGGCACCTGTAGCGCGATCTCTGATAGTAGGCTCCCATGCACTTTATTGTCCACACAAGCATCATGCTGAGTGGAGTGTGCAATTTGCGATACCGTTATGTACAACATTGCAGTCGTGGCAAATTGCTGCGCAAATATTACTAGTAAAGCATTATAATTTACTTTTAGGCAGGAAATAAGGAAGGAATCAGCAAGTTCAGGTTAAGTTTGAATAGTGATATGAACATAAAATATgagatataataaaaaaaacatgacaagaCAAAATATGATGGAAACATAATGTATTGTATCTTCTGACTCAGAAGAGTGCAAAATGTTAAAAGGCACCAAAGGAACCAACTCCTTAACTTCAGCAAACTCAAAACACATATATATGTTCCAGCTTGTCTTTCTCTGAAAATATCCGCCCAAAAGTTTAATCACCACCAcgtccccccccccaccccaaaaaACTTGACTCCATATACTTGTTCCAGTAGGTTTTCCACATAGGTCTTATTTTTCGACAAGCTGCAATACCAAAATAGTCATGCTACTTGCTAAAGTCACATCATCTTTGTCATCATTTAAGATCAGTTGTGCAATTAGGATGTTGCAATATTGAAAGAGCTCCTTTCAGGAAGATGGACAAAAGCATACACATGATTTTCTCACGCATCATTTTTGCACCCGTTGTACTTTTTCAGCACTAATTTGGATTTGTCAgtgcagcatttttttaaaaaacaaaacaaaacaaaacacaacctGTCACCACTTCTGATAGAGAAGGTGATGGGAATTGActtagaaaattaaaatattgaaatatgaaagtattaaaatattaattacttGTGGGAAAAGGGGTATTTACAGAattgcataatctgtttcctttttttataaaaaaaaaaaaagaaatttctttTAGCGCCTAAGTTGTGcaacagaaaaatatttgccTAATGAGACCTCAGTCACAAGCCCGGATCCTGATGATTTCACAGCTATTCATGGACAGAAGACTCGCAGGAGTTTTTTAAGAGATGCCCAGTGGGATTCTTGCACTCCCATGTCAATCACTGTGACAAAAAACAATCATAGGAGTCTGTGAGCCTCCTCAAGAGAAAGTGGATGGTTAGTTCAATTCTCTGAGCATTCATTCAGGTAGTTTTGCGTTATGTAAACAAACATGGCGACACTCAAGAAGCATGTCGAAATTTAGATAATATTTATCTCCCACCAACTCTTCTGATATGCATATTTGCCACTACACAGCGGTAAAGACACCACACAGAGGTGGAGGTAATTGCGGACCTGGTCGCACACCTGTTCCTCTGTTTATGTGGGTCGTGTGGGTGTGCTGCCTTAATTGCTCAGAACGTGTTCAAGCTATGCACCAAACATAAACAGGATACGCGCGGCAGCCGTCAAGAGTGCCCATAGTTAAAAGTGAGTGTGTTTCTTCCCTAAGACGGGTGGCAACTGGCAATGCAtgaaaattaggaaaaaaaccAGGAGGGAATAAACAATCAAAGAAATTATTTTCAAGTAagtcttttgtttaaaacatttggaaataaaataattgttactGGTTAGTAGTTATAGATAAAATTAgacttattaaaaaataattcagatagaacaacaaaacaaacagaacCAGCAGTAGGATGTTCAGTCAGGGAAAAAATAACTGAAGCTGAATTGTTACAAAACCAGACATGAAATAGCAACTCTCATAAATGTACCAGTGCAAGGAAGTTTTGGTTGCTTAATCAATTTGTACATTATTCAATTGCAATATCTGGTCTTTGTGTAAGAATTTATTTAGCATCTACACTTCAGAGTGACTTATTGCTGCCAGTTAatatcaaactgggacttttaattgtgcagaacaccgttatttctctatataatcttctgctacactaatgcacttatccaagcgtttcactagtgcttggatcaAGGTCGAAGTTTTCTTAAAACGCCAAAATTATGATTAGACTGTCCACGTgcaaaacgctggcctcccaggaactccttaaatggcccaaacatgtgaaaatggtttggagtgaggttaggatgtggcaataactcagtgtgtgtacagttcctataGACACATGTGTCTCTTTTACAAGTTGGTGAAGTTATCTTCATTTTCAAAGATCAGGTgttcacttgctgaatgttcacaaaaACGAACAGTGGGGTCCGAGCCACCATAGGATTGCCATTCATCGACattcagctttaaaaaaaaaaaaatgtttcctgtTCAAATGTTTCACTGCATCTAATAATGGTTACACtaccaaacacaaacaaatacaaatgcATGAGTAGCTGCTAGATAAGCTAgtgaaaaaaatactgaaaaaaaaaagcaaatgaaagAGCAGTGCTGCTCTCAACTATTTTAATCAATTTAAGTGACATTGCATTTAAGTGCTCCTTTTGCCACCCGCTTTTTAACAAACATCCTTAAAATGTCCAGCATTCCTCAAAACACCCTAATCAGGGTTCAAAAGTAACGAATCACGATTTCAGAATGGAcgtatatattacatttaagacTGAATAAATAAAGCCACAATGAAGCCATCCAGTAATGAAGCCACTTTTCTTCTTCGAAAACAACATTATGAATATGACTCAACGATTTTTCTTTAGCATCCGGCCTTACATGTTTCCTTTTGTGGCAAGATTTACACATTACTTTAGAATTTCAGTTTCATTCTGCCATCATCTTCCTgtgttataaataattttttatcacTGTGCATTACaggcattacagtgccatataCTGGGATGTGCGGCGTAGCATTTCTAACAATGTTCTAATAAGCAAAAATCTGTAATAGTTATTAAGCAAAAGTATTTTTGATGACGGATGGTGATAATGGACGGTAACaccactgggatgtttaactatatgtatcactctgcaTCCCAGGTGTTCTAATAACCGTTAATTGGATTGTCGGTCATAGCATGGGTGAAAGTGGGTCAGTTGAGTCAGAAagactttcagcaagaaaactaGCTtataacacaaggctgaattttAAATCACTTTCCAATccttgatcaagggcactacttggtgtgtgtgacAATGGATTGTACACACCAGcacagtaagaatttaaactGACACCAACTGTTAGTCATTAACAGTCACAGTTACTTagttttgccatttgtggagagatacagtatgtgtaaaataatgtaaaaaatgttgtttgttgAACTGTTTTATGAaaacaatatcacactcgaggtcatgctgttggACTAGATATCACCATGGGTGATACATCATTCCTTTTTCAGTACAGGGGCTGCGGCATCGTGCCTACAATCGCATCACATCCATGCTGATattccagcacaacagcactccctctcatgcgatattgcttaattataatcATTTATGAATACAgccttttaaaaaggtttttctgAAAGTCCCTTAAGTATGTTTTTCTAAATTTGGAGTTATCGCATCACTGCGCAGCCTGCCTAATGTCTTAACTCTGAACAAATTCATAGTGGGGATTTCCTttcaacaaaataacaaaactataTGCCAGATTGTCATGAGTAGCAGTGTGGGTGTGAGTAATTACTGCACACACTCAGCACACAGTGATTTATTTCATTAGCTGGCCAGCCACTTACATACATACAACTCCCTCATCCTTCAAAATGCAGTAATTACACAAGAGTCCCTCCCTCATGCATAAAGATTGCCCCAACACGCACAATTCTCCCTACTGGAATCCTCTGTAATTGGTGAATTTATTTAGTGTCTACACTTTAGCATGACTCACTGATGGCTGCCAGCTAACAAAATCCCCACTGAATCcataattatcattataatgcataaataaagtaTATACCATGgctattcaagtcaaactgggacttttgattgtgcagaataacagaacatgagAGCAAAAGTGACCTTTAGTTCTCCatacaatcccctgctacattaatgcacttatcctagtgtttactagtgtttggataccattaaggcaGAAAGTTTTCTCTGTACACTCATTGAGTTATGATCGGACTGCCTACataaatggcccaaacatatggaaatcACTTGGAGAAAGGTCAGGTGTTGGTTAATGACTATGtgcacagttcccacagacagaccacaagttggtgacaagttatttcgatcttcaaggatcaggtgttccacttgctgacTGTTAATGGGAATGACTGCCCAAGTACATACGTTTTTAAAATgcacctttaaaatgtttttgcaccattgaaatgttttatttcagctAAGAGTTTCATTACCGTACTGAGCTGTAAATGaagtctgtaaatgtcagtcggctacattcatgagaaatttcagcacaagtcccagtttgacttgaaagaCGCGCTTATATAATTTGAATCTTTGTCTGCAATTAATATTCCTACTCGTGTTTCCACACTGAGTCCTTAGGCTCCTGCAGGCCacatattttcttcttttcttttccttcactCCCACTAAATACCTGGTTCAGGTGTGTTCAgtgttgggtaaaaaaaaaaacaagcaaaaatgtagatGTGGTATGAAGTGCCCTGAGGACTGGGCTGGGAAACACTGCTCCAtactatttatcatttttttcctttctttttttttttaaattggaaaAGCTGTATGTATTTGCAAGGGTGGAAAATTCAGAGAACACAGAGATCCTTTGTTGATGG
Proteins encoded:
- the tgfb1a gene encoding transforming growth factor, beta 1a is translated as MRQLCLALAVVCMATVIGAMSTCKTLDLEVAKRKRIEAIRGQILSKLRMAKEPEPEEDTKEESIPENIISLYNSTVETTRDQQNEQAPASYQQEEEEYFGKEMHKFEMTKGESNGTGKKQLYFNISEIKQSIPDYRLLSQAMLRLRVKETSIQNGSPQRLEIYKGVGNAAKYLDFHEITNDLNNKWISFNVTATIKEWLQLPENEQAFELRLYCACGMPSTEFKFTVSGINDRRGDTGPLASFMPKPYILAMSVPSDGHSHSSRKKRSPAAEPTCDEKTETCCMRKLYIDFRKDLGWKWIHKPKGYFANYCMGSCAYIWNAENKYSQILALYKHHNPGASAQPCCVPQVLEPLPIMYYVGRQYKVEQLSNMIVKNCKCS